In Pongo abelii isolate AG06213 chromosome X, NHGRI_mPonAbe1-v2.0_pri, whole genome shotgun sequence, one DNA window encodes the following:
- the LOC112130989 gene encoding heat shock transcription factor, X-linked member 3 encodes MASQNTEQEYEAKLAPSVGGEPTSGGPSSSSPDPNPDSSEVLDRHEDQAMSQDPGSQDNSPPEDRNQRVANVEDNHNLFRLSFPRKLWMIVEEDTFKSVSWNDDGDAVIIEKDLFQREVLQRRGAEKIFETDSLKSIIRQLNLYGFCKIRSSNSPGNKKMMIYRNSNFQRDKPRLLENIQRNHRRNTAQQATRVPTPKRKKLVATRRSLRIYHINARKEAIKMCQQGAPSVQGPSGTQSFRRSGMWWSKKSATRHPLGNGSPQEPNGPSWEGTSGNVTFASSATTWMEGTGQVPSSLVYPDNGSVMSLYNICYYVLLASLSVMSPNEPSDNEEEQEGSSDDKCRLCEQFRNNASP; translated from the exons ATGGCGAGTCAGAACACTGAACAGGAATATGAAGCCAAGCTGGCCCCATCTGTTGGTGGAGAGCCAACAAGCGGGGGCCCATCTAGTTCTTCACCTGATCCAAATCCAGATTCCAGCGAGGTTTTGGACAGGCACGAGGACCAAgccatgagccaagatccagGCTCCCAAGATAACTCACCACCAGAAGACCGAAACCAACGCGTGGCCAACGTGGAAGACAACCACAACCTTTTTAGGCTTTCCTTCCCAAGAAAGCTTTGGATGATTGTGGAGGAAGacacattcaagtctgtgagctggaATGATGACGGAGACGCCGTGATCATCGAGAAGGATCTCTTCCAGAGGGAGGTTCTTCAACGGAGAGGTGCAGAGAAGATCTTCGAAACAGACAGCTTGAAGAGTATCATTCGCCAGCTGAACCTCTATGGATTCTGCAAAATACGCTCAAGCAACTCTCCAGGAAACAAGAAAATGATG aTCTACCGCAACTCCAATTTTCAGAGAGACAAGCCCAGGCTCCTGGAGAATATCCAGAGAAATCACCGCAGAAACACCGCTCAGCAAGCGACCCGTGTCCCAACTCCAAAGAGAAAGAAGCTGGTAGCTACAAGACGCTCCCTACGTATCTATCACATCAATGCCAGGAAAGAAGCAATCAAAATGTGTCAGCAGGGAGCCCCCAGTGTTCAGGGACCCAGTGGCACCCAGTCCTTCAGGCGCTCTGGCATGTGGTGGTCCAAGAAGAGTGCCACTAGGCATCCCCTGGGAAATGGGTCCCCTCAGGAACCAAATGGCCCAAGTTGGGAGGGCACCTCTGGGAATGTCACATTTGCATCTTCTGCTACTACCTGGATGGAAGGCACAGGGCAAGTGCCTAGTAGTCTGGTTTACCCAGATAATGGTAGTGTAATGTCTTTGTACAATATCTGTTACTACGTTCTGTTGGCCTCCCTCTCAGTCATGTCTCCAAATGAGCCCTCTGACAATGAGGAGGAGCAGGAAGGCTCCTCAGATGACAAGTGTAGGCTATGTGAACAGTTCAGAAACAATGCAAGTCCATGA
- the LOC134760886 gene encoding heat shock transcription factor, X-linked member 3-like, giving the protein MNMSSPDPNPDSSEVLDRHEDQAMSPDPGSQDNSPPEDRNQRVANVEDNHNLFRLSFPRKLWMIVEEDTFKSVSWNDDGDAVIIEKDLFQREVLQRRGAEKIFETDSLKSIIRQLNLYGFCKIRSSNSPGNKKMMIYRNSNFQRDKPRLLENIQRNHLRNTAQQATRVPTPKRKKLVATRRSLRIYHINARKEAIKMCQQGAPSVQGPSGTQSFRRSGMWWSKKSATRHPLGNGSPQEPNGPSWEGTSGNVTFASLATTWMEGTGQVPSSLVYSDNGSVMSLYNICYYVLLASLSVMSPNEPSDNEEEQEGSSDDKCRLCEQFRNNASP; this is encoded by the exons ATGAACATGTCTTCACCTGATCCAAATCCAGATTCCAGCGAGGTTTTGGACAGGCACGAGGACCAAGCCATGAGCCCAGATCCAGGCTCCCAAGATAACTCACCACCAGAAGACCGAAACCAACGCGTGGCCAACGTGGAAGACAACCACAACCTTTTTAGGCTTTCCTTCCCAAGAAAGCTTTGGATGATTGTGGAGGAAGacacattcaagtctgtgagctggaATGATGATGGAGACGCCGTGATCATCGAGAAGGATCTCTTCCAGAGGGAGGTTCTTCAACGGAGAGGTGCAGAGAAGATCTTCGAAACAGACAGCTTGAAGAGTATCATTCGCCAGCTGAACCTCTATGGATTCTGCAAAATACGCTCAAGCAACTCTCCAGGAAACAAGAAAATGATG aTCTACCGCAACTCCAATTTTCAGAGAGACAAGCCCAGGCTCCTGGAGAATATCCAGAGAAATCACCTCAGAAACACCGCTCAGCAAGCGACCCGTGTCCCAACTCCAAAGAGAAAGAAGCTGGTAGCTACAAGACGCTCCCTACGTATCTATCACATCAATGCCAGGAAAGAAGCAATCAAAATGTGTCAGCAGGGAGCCCCCAGTGTTCAGGGACCCAGTGGCACCCAGTCCTTCAGGCGCTCTGGCATGTGGTGGTCCAAGAAGAGTGCCACTAGGCATCCCCTGGGAAATGGGTCCCCTCAGGAACCAAATGGCCCAAGTTGGGAGGGCACCTCTGGGAATGTCACATTTGCATCTTTGGCTACTACCTGGATGGAAGGCACAGGGCAAGTGCCTAGTAGTCTGGTTTACTCAGATAATGGTAGTGTAATGTCTTTGTACAATATCTGTTACTACGTTCTGTTGGCCTCCCTCTCAGTCATGTCTCCAAATGAGCCCTCTGACAATGAGGAGGAGCAGGAAGGCTCCTCAGATGACAAGTGTAGGCTATGTGAACAGTTCAGAAACAATGCAAGTCCATGA